CCGGAATCAACCCCGTTGGCCCTCGACTTGAACACCGATTCCGAATCATCAAGCCTGGACGAAGTCTTCGCCGACTTCGACGCCTTGCTCAACTAATCGGAAAAGGAACCAACCCCAGCCGAGCGATCACGCCCGATCGTTCGGCTTTTTTCGTGGTCCGCCCCGAACCTTCCCCGGCCAAAACCTGTCCAACTCCTACCCTTGCGGATTTCGCCGCGATGGATAAAATACCCATCCACCAATTGGTCCCGTAACTCAGTTGGCTAGAGTGCCACTCTTACAAAGTGGAAGTCACAGGTTCGAGTCCTGTCGGGACCACCTTTTTGATGAAAAATCCCTGGAATTCGCCCTCGGTTTGCCGGGGGCTTTTTTTGTGGGGCGGGTGTTCATCGGGTTCGCGGCAATGTGTGCTGGATATTCTGCAAAATGCCATTCCGTGCGTTCGCCGGGGGTTTCTGAGAATATTCAGAACGGTTTTCGAGCGAATGGCCATGGAACACCTGGGGGTTCACGTTGTAGGTGGGTGATGGTGGCCGTCCGCGTCCGCTGCTGTCGGTGGGACGCTGGCGGAGATAGTTGCGGTGGATCAGGGTTTCGATCGCCGAATTGATATCGTCCGCCTTGGGAAATCGGCGTTTTCCGTGCTGCTGGGCGTCCGTCTTCGTAAACTCCTTTTTGTCGTGACGTTTGATCCAATTCAGGATGTAGCGGGCATCGTCTTCGGCGGCGGAATCATTGGCGGCCATCAGATCGAAGGCGTGTTCCGCGTGCGGGATGAGATAGGTCGCCAACTCGATCGCCGCCAGGATCGTGGGCTTCTCGATCCGACCACTCGGCCTGCGATGCTCCGCACAATGCAACACCGCCGCCAACCGGAGCGTGGCCCCGGCGAGTTTGCCGCCCCAATCCTTGATCGACTCCAAAGGACCGTCATCGGCCAACATCGCCTCGATGGATTGCTCCCATTCGACCATCACAGCGGAGGCGTCGCCGGTTAACCGCAACACGTTTTCTCCCTCGATTGCCAACAGGCCACGAATTAGATTCCGATACGCTTCGCGGGTTGGATCGGACATCGGCGGTGGAGCGATCTGTCGGTGGCCGATCTTACTGCGGGGGATTGCATAGCCGAAGCGGGCGAGCAACCCGCGTCCACGGAACGCCGGATTGTCGGCGAGTCCCTGAATCACCGCCGGTTGAATCGTGTAGGCACACGTGAGGGCAGGCCGCTCGATCCGCACCGCTTCCCGCGTCACCCGATTGGAACGTGGATTCTCCCCCGCGTGGCCCTTCAAGTAGATCGTGAAATTCGTGCCACCGTTCTTGTTGTACTTCCCGGCCATCAAGTCGAACACACCACCCTCCGGCGAGAACGAGGCGATCCGCCCGCCTTGCTCCGCCAGAATCTGGGCGACGACTTCTTCGGTGGCATCGTCGATGATCAGGCAGGGCAGTTGCGGTTCGGGCATCTTCGCCAATTCTTCGGCCAACTGACCGGCTTCATGGCGGGCGTGACTGTCGCCAGTGCTGGCAAGTTTCTCAGCGGCTTGCAGTCGCTTTTCGAGTTGCCGCCGTTCCGACTGAGCACGGGCCACGGACACGCGGGCATCTTCGATCATCTCCGCTTCGATTTCTTCCAACGGCCGCATGGCATCGGAGAACACGGCCGACTTGCGATTCGCCGGATCGAGCACCACCACTATGAACACGTTGACCGGCTCCCGCCAACCCGGACGTGGCTCGACTTCCACCCGGCGTGCAATCGTCGAGGCCACCACCGCCATGACCAACATCCCCGCCAAATCCGGTGGTGTCTGCGTCGCTTCGGCTTCCTCCTCGACCCATTGCCGCAGCACGTCCGGCAGAACGTGCGTGGGAAACTCTGGCAGGATGCATTTATCGAGTGACACAATCGACGGCCACTCCTCGACCGTTTCCCGTGGCTCCCACGAACTTGCGGACCGAACCAGCTTCTGCAATTCTTCGACCGTCCCGTCACCGGCGAACCAATCCGACACGTCACCCTTGTCCGGCAGTCCGGGCAGATCGACGACTCGCACTTCGGCGGCGATCCCGTTCAAACTTCGGGCCACCGCTTCGGCGTGGGATCGGCCGGGATCATCGTTATCGGGCAGAATTACGACGTTCCGCCCCGAAAAGTGTCCTGTATATTCTGTAAAATCCTTTCCGGCTCCGCCCGCGTTCGTCGTGGCGATCAATCCGTGAGCGGCGAGACAATCCGCATCCTTCTCGCCCTCGACGACGAACACCCACCGCGTCGGCTCGGCCAACAACCCCGGCAACCGATACGGCACCCGCCGCACATCCTTGACCGACCAATCCCACCCACCGTTGCCGTCAGGCTTTCGCTGGCGGAACGTCTTCGGTTCACATCGGCAGACTTGGAACAACAACTCGCCAGCTTCGTCGTGGTAATCGTAAGTTGCTACGATCGTAGACTTCTTCTTCGGCGGCGGGAGTGAATCGGCTCGGGGCATCAAGTCATTGACCGTCAGACCGACCGCGTCACAGATCGCATCGACTTTGCAACCGGCGAAGCACTTCAACAACACCCGCCCATCGTCACCAGTCCCAATCGACAGACTGGGATTGTGGTCATCGTGAGCCGGACATCGAGTGAGATACCCGTCGTTTTTCGGCTCGGCTTTGTGTCCGATCGTTTGATCCAGGGCGTCGAGGAATTTCGTGATGGGGGTATCGGTCATTGATCGCCCCCCTTCGTGTTCGCCTCGATCCAGGCCAACAAATCCCGCACCGCGTACCGCTTCAAGCGGCCAACCTTCAGACAGGGAATCTCCCCCGCATCGGCCAATCCCCACAACTTGCGGGGTGAGATTGACAGCATCTCGGCGGCAGTCGGTTCATCGACCAACAACGGCATCGTCGCATTCTCATTTCGTTCAGACATCACATGTACCTCCTACCATCTAGGAGTCCGATGCGCGTCTAGACGAATTCCCACCACCCCATGCAGAGTCCGACCGCCCCGTTCTCGTCGACGCAACGCTCCCCACGGAGGTCGCAACCGCCCAGTCAAACGGAATGTGTGCTGGATATTCTGCAAAATGCCTTCCCGTGCGTTCGCCGGGGGTTTCTGAGAATATTCAGAACGGTTTGCTGCGGTTATCGGGTGATGACGGTGCGGGGGAATTTTGTGAGGGGGATGGTGCGGGTGCGGGGTTTGATCGGGAGTTCTACGGAGTCGGCCATGCGGGCGGCGTGCTGCTTGAACTGGAACAGATCGAGACGTTCGATCGCCAATTGCGAGACATCGACGGCTTGCGTTTTCCAGGTGTGAACGGCGACTTGGTTGCGGTCGTCTCGGCGGTGCGTGGCTTCGGTGATGGGAGCCGACGAATCCCATTGCAGCACGAATCGCTCGGCGGAACCGCGAGTGTTCCCGAACCGTTCGATCAAGGTGAAGGCTCCGTCGTCGACGCGAATCTGCCACTGAAGATTCGCCGGATCACTGGGGCCGATCGGCTGACCTTGCTGCGTTTTCGCGAGCATCGTGGCCCATTCGAATCGCTGAACCGACGGCTGTTCTTTCGGGAACCAACACGTCAAACGAACGCTGGCGGCGTCGCTCGGCCACCGCGTGATTGTCCACGAGTACGTGGGATCGGCCGTGTGCGGTTGACGGAAACTCTCCCACAGCACGATCGGATTGCCAATCGAGTCCCCATCGCGAGTTTGCGGAGTGGCAATCACGAGAAATCGGCCGTCCCAATCGAGATAAGTTTGGTCGACGTTCGAGATGCGAGCCGTCAACGTGAGCCGATCGTCATCCAACTGCGGAGCCAACCACCCGCATTGCCATCCGGTCGGTTGCGAATGGTTGTCCACAATCGGACTGACCCGAATCGGAATGGGCTGCGAACGCACGGTTTCCAGCGATTCGGAATCCGGGGAGTTCCGGAACGCCAACACTTCGTTGCCTCGAATGGTCAAATCGAGAAGTTGATTCTTCCATTGCAGCGTCCAGGTTTCCGGTGTGGATTTCGGTGCGGGAATCGTGACGGGTTGCCCGACCATTTTCTCGAACCGTTGCCCCATCGCATTGGCGATCGAGAACCGCGACAGATCGAACAGCCCCCGAAGTTTGGTTCGCAAGCGGTCGGCGTCATCGACATCAACATCACACGAACCGGCGGTTGCATTGGCGATTTGTCCGAACTCCACACGGGCCCGATCCCGTTGATCATCGGGCATGCCGACCCCGACGAGATGCACCGCAACATCCGCCGCATTCGCTTCGGTGATGACATCCGCAACCGTGCGCCGTTTGTCGGCTGCGGGATCGAACTGATAATTCCGTCCGTCCGTAATCACGACCACCGTGCGGTGTCGCATGCCGTTGAGTCGTCCGAGTTGCCGAATGGACTGCGTCAAGGACAGATGCAACGGCGTTTCGCCCCAAGGCAACAGCAGACGGAGTCGTTGGGCGACGAGATCGTGTTCCAGGGACCGAAACCGTCCGGGTGGCAGAATGGTTTCGACATCCTCATACGGACGAAGTTCGGCAGAGCAGGGGAACTGGGAGATGTACCGCCGTTGCCATTGCGGACCGGCCGCCGAGTTCACCCCCGCCGCCACCCGATGCCCGTACAACATCACACCGACGTGCAAGTTGTTGCGATCTTCCATGGATTCGAGAAGTTGCAGCAAGGCCGCCCGAGCCGCATCCAGCTTCCGCACTTCGCCGGTTTGTCCTTCGCGGCTGATGGACTCGGTCATGGAAGCGGAGCAATCCAGCACAAACATGATGGCCTGCTCCTCGAAGTCGCCCCCTTCGACGACCACTTGGGCCGGTCCGATCGGTGGTTGTCTTGTGACGACACTCACGCCGCCCACGGGTTTCAGCGAAAGCGAATCGAAGAAGTGATGACCGCGAAAGTCCGCAACCGCTCGCCAACGTGTGACGTCAACGCCCGTCGGATTCGTCCACTCGACGACTTTCGGTGCTTCGGTTCCTCGACGAATCGAAACGGCGGCTCCGGTCAGATGACGATTTTCATCGTTCAATCCCACGCCAATCGCGACCCGACCTGGTGGCAACTGTTGCTGGAGCAGGGGTGGAATGACCAGCGAGAGTTTGGTTTTCAGCGGGTCATCGGGCAACGCCGCCGGAACCGGGACACCGCGAATCGGCAGACCACTCGTGAGGACCGCTCGACGACGTTCCTTCCGACGATTGATTTCCGCCACTTCCCGTCCGTCACTGAGTGTCGGATGCAGCAACGTTTTGCCGACCGACAGCAACGCCTCCGCAGCCGTCTCGAACCACGGTGGACGCCCCGGTCGGTTGGCGGCGAGGAAATCATCGAGGGTGGAACGGGCTTGTCCGAAGCAGCGAACCGCCCAAGCTTGGTTGTGAACGGTCTGGGCAATTTGATCCGCTTCCGCACACCGCAGCCAAGTGGCGAGGGACCGAAACTTCCAGCCGATGCGTCGCAATTCGGAGATGTTATGCTTCTCGCCATTCGCTTGTCGGCGGCTAAGAGTTTCCGCCACACGCCCCAACCGTTCGCGAAAGATGACCAGTCGATGCCGGAACTCGGTCGCGGTGGGAACCTTGGATAAATCGACCAACGGCGTGCGTTCCGAGGTGATGGTATCGAACAACCAGGCCAACGGAAGATCGGTCTCCGAAACCGGCTCACGAACCCACGGGGGCAAGTCCGGATCGGTCGTGGGCAGCGGTTCGATGTTGTCATCCAACGCGATTAACCGATCGCGTAACGTTCGCCGTTGTTGCAACGGAGTGCGATTGAGCGAATCCACATGACTCGCGAGCAATCCCGTTTCGAGCAGGGTTTCGACCAGCTCTCGGTCCTCGGGAGTTAGCACTTCGGCGGTGAGGAATTGATCGTAGATGCGGTCCAGCGTCGCTTGCACTTCATTGCTACGGGCCACGATCTGCGAGTGCCAATTCTCGACTTGATCCAACCCGATCGAACCCGGTTCCCGCAGGCTGGCATCAATCGTCTGCAACAACTCGACAGTGCCACCCAAAGTCGCGGCGAACAATTGGCGAGGACGTCCCGTGAGCGTATCTTGCAGTCGCATGAGAGCCGGGATCGTGGCCCAAATCCGATCGCGATGACTGAGCAACTCCTGATGGAACTGCGTTTGTCGCTGCAATTCCACGAGGGTTTGTTCGATGCCAAGTTGACTCGTCTCGGCATCCTGCAAAATCTCCGGCGTGCCGATCAAGATCGCATCGAGCAAGTCACGACGAGCCGTCTCCGCATGGGTCAACACGGGAACCAACTCGTGATAATTCCGGGCATCAGCGGGTCCTTGAGCGTCCGAAACGCGAATGCAGAGCTGCGCGAATCGCCCGATCAGCTCATGATGTTCGCGACTCGCTTCAGGAGCCTCTTTGACGACGAGTTCCACCAACCGTGCCAGATCACACGGGAGACTGTCCGACGATTCCCGATACTGTTGCAACGCGGTTTGAAGGTCGGCACACGTGGTGGCATTCCAGACGCTTCGGCGGAACTGCTCGAAACATTGCACTTGGCCTTCGCTCCACAACCCAAGTCGCATGGCGATCGAAGCGTTATACAACTCGACATCACCAACGTTGAAACCACTCGTGACGCTGGGATTCTTCTCCAATTGTGCCAGGCCGATGGACAGATTCGCGTGGAGTTGCCTAGCGGAATTTTTCGTGTTGTTTCCGCCTCGGACCAACGATTCCAGGCGAATCAATTGTGTGGTCATCTCGTGCCAATGCACCGGATGCCGAGTGCACACGCCCAGGGCTCGTAAGCGTTCCCACTGACTCCACAAGCCATCCACCGCTTGCAAGCTGATCGGGTTATTCGAGGACGCGAGATTGCTCGCGGTGCGTTTCCACGTCGCCAGCGAGGAGGGCACCAGACTTTGGATCACCGCCAGATCACTTGGCCCCGCGTGCAACAGTTGGGGAATCTGCCGTTGACCATATCGTTGATGCGACCACAGATCGACTCGCTTCGTGACCCACGTCGACAATTCCTCAAGCGTGACGACATCGTTGCCGTCTCGGTCCGCCTGTCCCGCCAAACCGGATGCCACCGCGAACGCGAACGCCCGAGCTCCACGACCATCCGACACGGTCGCCGTTTGATCGGCAGAACCACCCAACAACACACTGAATTGCCGATACCGATTCTCTCGATATTGGGACTTGAGCCACTTCACTGTGACCGGGCTGAACCGATTCCGAACCATCCCTGCCACCAAGTTCGACCGCGAATCCGGGGCGTCGATCATCAGCAACGTCGAAATTTGTTCGGCGTTGTCGGGAAGTTCCTCCTGCAAACTGACTGCAACTTGGTCGAGAATTTCGGGCAGGGAAACCCAAGTGGTGCTGTCGAGCGGATCGCTTTTCGGTAGGAGAAACGCCGGTTCGTTGGCATCGTTGACACCTTTCGGGGCGTTCAACACCAAGACGAAACACTGAGCGGCGGCGATTTGTTGACGCTGTCGACGGATGACCTCCGCCAACCCGACCAACCCTCCCGAGTCGGCTCGATTCCGAACGGCCAACTTCACAACGCTCGCGGTTTGCCCGTCCAATGCGGCGAATCGTTGCAGGTCTTCCTCACCCCAGCGATTGGCCACCGCATCGGTCGCGTAGCCATCGACGAACACGATCGGCGTTTTCGCGGGAGCATCGAGGGCGGTCACGACGAACATCGCTAAGAACCCGAGAGCAATCAGCAAGCAGACCACGGCGAAGAACTTCGGAACCGTGCGGTTGCGACGCGGTGGCGGGGTTTCGGTTTGCCAATCGTGTGTCGGTACGTGTTCGGGAAGCTTGGTCGATCCCCGCCATGACGACGTCGGTTGCGGTGGGGACTGTTGCGTCGGAACCGGTGTTGCCATGGAATCGATGCCCGCCAAATGAAACGACCGCCCATCGGTTTGCACGCGAAGCATCAAACCAATGGGAAGAGTTCAACGGGAATGTCTCGCTGAACTCGTGCGGAGGTTGAGAGATCTCTTCAGTGCTCATCGGAGTTCCATCGGAGAGACTTGAAACACCCCCGCAGCGTCGGCAATGGCCGCAAACTCTGCCTGACCGTTCATTCGGAAGCAAACGGGAGCGTCAGAAACTCCAGCGGAAATCGAAGGTCATCCGAGCATCATCGAAACCGTCGTTGCCAAGCAGAAAGCCACCGGCGACACCGATCTCGAAGAGTCCCAAATCGCCCGGCGGTCCCCAGGCGTAGCGTGTGCCGAACAGCAGGTTCGAGAACGTTTCGCCATCGACATCCACCACCTCACCGGTGGGCGTGGTCTTCTGCCCCGTGGTGACGGTGTGAGTGATGACTTCCAAGGTCGGCATCATCGCGAAGCAATCGGTCTGGTAGGCGACGGTGCTCAAGCCGAGCCCGTATCGCAGGATTTCCCCGGAGTGCTTCGGGTCGGCTCCCAGCGGGATCCAGTACTTGAGTTCACCGTGCAGGTAAGTCGTTTCCGAGAGTGTGCGGCGGACGAGAATTCCCGGTTCCAACGCGGTATTCCCATTGCCGAGCCCCCGATGAATCGACCCGGTATTTAGGACCGTCGTCAAGATTTGAGCCACTTGCCATTTGCGATTCTTGGCGTTCGTGAGCAGGAACTTTTGCCCCACGATCACGTCGCCCAATCCCGTGGTGTTCGGATTGACGACCGGATCAATCGACAGCAACGGGACTTCCGTGAACACGCTGAACGATTCGCCGCCGATTTCCTGTCGCACGCTGTACCGCTGGTAATCGACGCTGTGCTCCGGAAGTTTCGGCCCTAATTCCGGCTCCGCCCAGAAGTATTCCGAGCGATCGGGAAACGCCAGACCGTAGCGGCTATCGAATCGCAATCGCAATTGAGACAACGGTTTCGCGGAGTCGATGTCGAACAGTGCGAACGGAACCTGTTGGCTGCCCAAACCAAAGTCGCCGGTTTGATGGTTCCAACCCCACGTTTCCAAGTTCGCCACCGCGACCAACCCAGGACCGCCCGGTTCCGCGAGCGGGTCGATGTAAATCTCATCCTGCCAGCAATCCGGACAATCGTCCGTGACCGCGAGCGTTGGTTCCGGAGCAAGTTGCGACGAGTCTTCCACCGCAGGAACGGGAGCCAACTCGAAATTTGGATTCGTGTTGACGGATTCCACTTCTGGGAGATACTCGCCTTCCTCGATCGGATCGGGCAACGGCGGCAACGCGATCGCGTGACTGGCCGTCATCACTGGTGCAACGAAACGCTCTCCCGAGACGTGTGCGTGTGCCTGCGTGACGGTCGCCGATGGTGGCGGTTCGTTGGCGTTCGCACGGGCGTCATCAAGCAGGGCGATAATGCGGTTCCGCGATGCTTCCGGTTCCGCCGCACCGCTGACACTCCATAGCGACAGCATCCACCCCGCCACCGCAAGGAACGGCAGCGTCCGCATTCGTCGTCGGTGATGGAGCCGTTCCCACATATTGATCGATTTCGTGAGGACATCCGAAACCGGCGGAATCCAAGGCAACCCTCGGACCACACACGTCTCTTCCACTATCGACCGTTCCGATGAGGGGACTGAGGCAAAGTTTGCGGAATTTGCGGCCGGAGGGAAATCAACGGGACAAACACGCATCCCGAACGACAGATTGCCTCAAGGTTTGAGCGTCGGCTGCCGCACTTCGAATCCGCAAAACCCGCACAACTGGCACACTTCCTCTGGATCCCGAAGTCAACGTCTTTTCTCCAGAGTTCCCGAATGAATCCGAACGCGGACCGGGAAAAACAGGGAAGACTGAAGTGTGGCAAAAACGCAACATCCGATGCGTTGCCAGCGGTTCGGCCAACGAAAATTGATCGGCTCGAATCACCGGCCATGCATCGGGGTGCTTCTCGTGATTGTTCGAGCCTGGTTGATCGATGCGACATCTTCCCGTTCATTGGCATGAAGGTCTGTTCCTTCGACCTCAACACTTTCAAGCGGCCGATCGGTTCTGGACCGAGCGGTTGCAAACGGCGGAGCAGTGGGATCATCCCTACTGTTACGGGTTGCAATCTTTGGAGTTCAGTCGGGATGCGTTGACGAACTCGCAACTTCAGATCGACCGGATTCAAGCCCGAATGCCCGATGGCACGCTGATCGCGCTCGAACAGGGTCAAACACCGGATCGGCTCAGTCTTCGCAACGCCTGGGCCGATGAGGACGCCGCGACCGTTGATCTTACAGAAGCCTTCCACACGTCGCCCGTCGTTCGTGTCTATCTCGGTGTGCCACGATTTCGGATGGGCACGACGAACGTCTCGCAACTCGGCCAAAGTGAATCTCGCACGCGATTCGTGGAACGCCAAATCGCTTTGCAAGATGAAAGCCAAGGTGGCAACGATCAGACGATCGGCTTGCGAGACCTCAACGTTCGTTTGTTGCTCTCGACCGACGATCTCGACGGCTACGATGTTCTCCCGATCGCTCAAGTGACAAGATCCTCCGCCGAAGGAAGCGTGCCGGAGATCGACTTCCACTACATTCCACCGTTGTTGTCGGTATCGGCGTGGTCGCCATTGGATCGGGACTTACTTCGCGGATTGCACGACCGCATCGCTTACAAGCTCGGTGTGCTGGGTGAGCAGCTTGCCAGTCGCGGTTTGCATATTCAGGCCCAAGAGCCGGGTGATCTCGATCGAATTCTGATGTTGGGGCAACTCAACGAAGCTCATGCCCAATTGACGGCCCTGCTGACATCGCGTCCTCGTCCGGTCGAAGTTTACCGGTTGCTCTGCGAGATCGTGGGCCGGTTGGCGTTATTCAGTCCTCAGCGAACAGTGGCCGACATCCCCGCGTACGATCACGACGACCTGGGCACCGTGTTCCGTCGTCTTCGTGAACTGATCGAAGCAGGCTTGGAGAACGTCCGCGACTACGCCTATCACAAACGTGACTTCCGTGGTTCGGGAGCCGGGTTAACGGCGGTCCTCGATCCACAGTGGTTCCAACCGGATTGGCAATGGTTCATCGGTGTGCATCGCGGTTCCTTGTCGGCGAGCGAAGTCCGGGAACTGCTCAGTCCGGGCATGCTCGATTGGAAGTTCGGTAGTGCCGGGCAAGTGGAATCGCTGTACTCGCAACGGGCATCCGGTTTGGACCTTGTGCCACTCAACCGTGTGGTTCGCGATCTACCAACGCGATCGGCGTGGAGTTTCTACGAAGTCACTCAGAACGAGGGACGTGTTTGGCGGGATGTCGTCGATTCGCAATCGATTGGCGTTCGCATTCGAGAATCGCTGATCGCCAACCCCGAAGAACTTCGTCACGGCGGAACCGAATTGCGAGTGCAAAACGGCCCGCGTGTGGTCTCGCTGCGTTTCGCGTTGTTTGCCGTCTCCGAACCCGATGCGTGAAAGGCGAACGCCCCATGACACCTCGATTCGCACTGGCTGTCGATCCGATTTTTCAGCGTGTACTCACGTTGCTCGATCAGATTGCGCAGGGTCGCACGCTTGATCCCTCCACCGAACAACACGCGATCCGAAAACTGATGGAACGTGGTGAAGCAATCGTCGGCTGTTGTCGTGAGTGGGATCTCACTCGCTATGCGTTGGTGAGTTGGATTGACGAAATGCTCGTCGATACGCCGTGGAACGGTGCGGATTGGTGGAACGACAACATCTTGGAAATCACGCTGTTCAATTCCCGTCTGAGTAGCGAACAGTTCTTCCACTACGCGGCGGAAGCATCGGAGATGCCGCAACGCAACGCGTACGAAGTGTTCTACAACTGCGTGCTGCTGGGCTTCCGGGGATTCTATCGGAGTGGCGAATTGGACCGAGAGTTTTCTCGGTCGATGTCGTATCCGCCCGATCTCGAAAGTTGGTTGCGACAAGCCGCGATCGGGTTGCGACTGCGAGACGATCGCCCCGAGTTGGGACCGCTGGAACGAACGCTACCGGGAGCGGCTCCGTTGACTGGTCGAAAACAGTTCGTTTGGTCGGTCTTGCTCGTGTTGATGCTCGGCATCGTCAACATTGCCGGTTACCACCTGTGGTATCAGCCGTAGCACTCGATCACCCGCTGAACTCCACTTCGCTCGCCGCCAACACCTCACTTGAGTCGATCCCTCTGGGAACACGTCCATGAACGTCCCACAACAGATTCTGAAC
This portion of the Thalassoroseus pseudoceratinae genome encodes:
- a CDS encoding DotU family type IV/VI secretion system protein; the protein is MTPRFALAVDPIFQRVLTLLDQIAQGRTLDPSTEQHAIRKLMERGEAIVGCCREWDLTRYALVSWIDEMLVDTPWNGADWWNDNILEITLFNSRLSSEQFFHYAAEASEMPQRNAYEVFYNCVLLGFRGFYRSGELDREFSRSMSYPPDLESWLRQAAIGLRLRDDRPELGPLERTLPGAAPLTGRKQFVWSVLLVLMLGIVNIAGYHLWYQP